One genomic region from Methanobrevibacter woesei encodes:
- a CDS encoding UbiD family decarboxylase, translating into MKLENTEDIIEINDELSCEFEVAKVLRQYPKDTVILTNVKNSEMPVVSGICNTREKIAKSINCEVNEITSKIIEASDNPIKVENFTDFSEYNTTEADLSKLPILTHYKRDGGAYITSGVVFARDPETGIQNASIHRMMVLDDKRLAIRIVPRNLYTYFQKAQKLNKDLEIAIAIGMDAAILLASTTSIPIDYNEMDVANAFKNGELTLIKTESKLEVPQADIILEGKISVTETTAEGPFVDLTDTYDIIRDQPIITLSKMHIKKDNPCYHAILPAGFEHKLLQGLPQEPRIYKSVKNAVPTVETVALTEGGCCWLHAVISINKQTEGDGKNAIMAALSAHPSLKHAVVVDTDVDVFDPQDVEYAIATRVKADRDIMIVPNVRGSSLDPVAESDGTTTKLGVDATKSLKTIEKFERVSFGE; encoded by the coding sequence ATGAAATTAGAAAACACCGAAGATATAATTGAAATTAATGATGAACTTAGTTGTGAATTTGAAGTAGCTAAGGTATTGAGACAATATCCAAAAGATACTGTTATTTTAACTAATGTAAAAAATAGTGAGATGCCAGTTGTCTCTGGAATTTGTAATACTCGTGAAAAAATAGCTAAATCAATTAACTGCGAAGTAAATGAAATAACTTCTAAAATTATTGAAGCTAGTGATAATCCGATTAAAGTTGAAAATTTCACTGATTTCTCTGAATATAACACAACAGAAGCAGATTTAAGTAAACTACCAATATTAACACATTACAAAAGAGATGGTGGAGCTTATATAACTTCTGGAGTTGTATTTGCACGTGACCCTGAAACAGGTATTCAAAATGCATCAATTCACAGAATGATGGTTCTTGATGATAAAAGATTAGCTATTAGGATTGTACCAAGAAACCTTTATACATACTTCCAAAAAGCTCAAAAACTTAATAAAGATTTAGAAATTGCAATAGCTATTGGAATGGATGCAGCTATTTTACTTGCAAGTACCACATCAATCCCTATTGATTACAATGAAATGGATGTTGCAAATGCATTTAAAAACGGAGAATTAACCCTTATTAAAACTGAAAGTAAATTAGAAGTTCCACAAGCAGACATTATACTTGAAGGTAAAATATCAGTAACAGAAACCACAGCAGAAGGACCATTTGTTGATTTAACTGATACTTATGATATTATTCGTGACCAACCAATTATAACATTAAGTAAAATGCATATTAAGAAAGATAACCCTTGTTATCATGCAATTTTACCTGCTGGATTTGAACATAAACTCCTACAAGGGCTTCCACAGGAACCAAGGATTTATAAATCTGTAAAAAATGCTGTTCCTACAGTTGAAACTGTTGCATTAACTGAAGGAGGTTGCTGTTGGTTACATGCAGTTATTTCCATTAATAAACAGACCGAAGGGGATGGAAAAAATGCAATAATGGCTGCACTTTCTGCTCATCCCTCTCTTAAACATGCTGTTGTTGTAGACACTGATGTTGATGTATTTGACCCTCAAGATGTTGAATATGCAATAGCTACACGTGTAAAAGCAGATAGGGACATTATGATTGTTCCTAATGTAAGAGGATCTTCTCTTGACCCTGTTGCTGAAAGTGATGGAACAACTACAAAATTAGGTGTAGATGCAACTAAATCACTTAAAACAATTGAAAAATTTGAAAGAGTTAGTTTTGGAGAATAA
- the amrS gene encoding AmmeMemoRadiSam system radical SAM enzyme gives MFRDVFFKKSSKTQKVRCEICSNYCKIKPDEYGICGQHKNLNGELFDLSYSVVSSLNADPIEKKPLYHFLPGSFSYSVGGFGCNMSCLNCQNYIISQYYDKISDKDKIMPESIVENALSSGCKSISWTYNEPTIHFNFAKKTSLLAKREHLKIIYVSNGYMSRESLIETLNFVDAFNIDLKSISSNFYKKVCKADLNVVLENIKDIYNSGKHLELTNLLINDYNDSKEDISHLIDFILEELGCEVPLHFSRAFPYYKMPNMEPTKEETLINALNLAKEKGLEYVYLGNVPFDNNSYCPECGELLIRRNGYKTEDLGKIEENKCKKCGKELNFILQN, from the coding sequence ATGTTTAGGGATGTATTTTTTAAAAAAAGTTCAAAAACTCAAAAAGTTCGCTGTGAAATTTGCTCGAATTACTGTAAAATTAAACCAGATGAATATGGAATCTGTGGTCAGCATAAAAATCTTAATGGTGAGTTATTTGACCTCAGCTATTCAGTAGTATCTTCTCTAAATGCAGATCCAATTGAAAAAAAACCACTTTATCATTTTCTTCCAGGTTCTTTCAGCTATTCTGTTGGTGGTTTTGGGTGCAACATGTCCTGTTTAAACTGTCAGAACTATATCATATCACAATATTATGATAAAATTTCTGATAAGGATAAAATAATGCCAGAAAGCATTGTTGAAAATGCACTTTCAAGCGGATGTAAGTCAATTTCTTGGACCTATAATGAACCTACTATACACTTTAATTTTGCTAAGAAAACATCTTTACTTGCTAAGAGAGAACATTTAAAAATTATTTATGTAAGTAATGGATATATGTCAAGAGAATCTTTGATTGAAACATTAAATTTTGTGGATGCTTTTAACATAGACTTGAAATCAATATCTTCAAATTTTTATAAGAAAGTATGTAAGGCAGATTTAAATGTTGTATTGGAAAATATTAAGGATATTTATAATTCTGGAAAACATTTGGAACTTACAAATTTATTGATTAATGATTATAACGATTCAAAAGAAGATATATCTCATTTAATTGATTTTATTTTAGAAGAACTAGGTTGTGAAGTACCTCTCCATTTTTCACGTGCATTTCCATATTATAAAATGCCAAATATGGAACCAACAAAAGAAGAGACTCTAATTAACGCACTAAATTTAGCTAAAGAAAAAGGGTTGGAATATGTATATCTTGGAAATGTTCCATTTGATAATAATAGCTATTGTCCAGAATGTGGAGAGCTACTAATTAGAAGAAATGGTTATAAAACAGAAGATTTAGGAAAAATTGAAGAAAATAAATGTAAAAAATGTGGAAAAGAGTTAAATTTTATTCTCCAAAACTAA
- the thiL gene encoding thiamine-phosphate kinase, whose amino-acid sequence MDLKVSDIGEKELVKYIVDNCKDIVFDDAAITPISQNKELISTSDMLIQSKHFPKNMSYFQMGFKAVTVNVSDLAAMGAKPLGFLLSIAIPKDILVSDFKQIIEGVLKACKFYNIPLIGGDTNEADEIIISGTALGLNDKETSLRKDGYSKGDLICITGEIGLAALGFNLDDDSIYVKKALEAVAKLNEGIILKENGATSATDITDGLASELYEISKDSYGMMIYEDKIPISEEYKRISKSLNLNYLDLILHVGEDFELLFTISEENLELIKDKLDFIVIGEINDSGKIEITLNSGKVCGISSKGYNHFK is encoded by the coding sequence ATGGATTTAAAAGTTTCAGATATTGGTGAGAAAGAATTAGTTAAATATATAGTTGATAACTGTAAGGATATTGTCTTTGATGATGCAGCTATCACTCCTATTTCTCAAAATAAAGAATTAATTTCCACCTCTGACATGTTAATTCAGTCAAAACATTTTCCTAAAAACATGTCTTATTTTCAAATGGGATTTAAAGCAGTCACTGTTAATGTTAGTGATTTAGCAGCTATGGGTGCAAAACCATTGGGATTTTTACTTTCAATAGCTATTCCAAAAGACATTCTGGTCTCTGATTTTAAACAAATTATTGAGGGTGTTTTAAAAGCCTGTAAATTTTATAATATTCCTTTAATTGGTGGGGATACAAATGAAGCAGATGAGATAATAATTTCTGGAACTGCACTTGGATTAAATGATAAAGAAACTTCTTTAAGAAAAGATGGGTATTCTAAAGGAGATTTGATTTGCATTACTGGTGAAATTGGCCTTGCTGCTTTGGGTTTTAATTTAGATGATGACTCTATTTATGTTAAGAAAGCATTGGAAGCTGTTGCTAAACTCAATGAGGGAATTATTTTAAAAGAAAATGGTGCCACTTCAGCTACAGATATTACAGATGGATTAGCTAGTGAACTTTATGAGATTTCTAAGGACTCTTATGGAATGATGATATATGAAGATAAGATTCCTATATCTGAAGAATATAAAAGGATATCTAAATCTTTAAATCTCAATTATTTGGATTTAATTTTGCATGTTGGTGAAGACTTTGAGTTATTATTTACAATATCTGAAGAAAATTTAGAATTAATTAAAGATAAATTGGATTTTATTGTAATTGGAGAAATTAATGATTCCGGAAAAATAGAAATTACTTTAAATAGTGGAAAAGTATGTGGAATTTCTTCAAAAGGTTATAATCATTTTAAATAG
- the cfbA gene encoding sirohydrochlorin nickelochelatase translates to MKDIDFKSSKTGILLLSHGSKLPQGKYVIEAYVNMFKVDYPDAIIDYAFMELREPTIPQSIAKLAENNDLERIIVVPVFVAHGLHTKRDIPKILGIESDFNEEEIHSHEHHHHDHNHGHHHHHHHEVETADFDGEIILTDPLGIDTRLYKIIKERVEDNF, encoded by the coding sequence ATGAAAGATATTGATTTTAAATCTTCTAAAACAGGAATACTTCTTTTAAGTCATGGAAGTAAATTACCTCAAGGAAAATATGTAATTGAAGCTTATGTAAACATGTTCAAAGTTGATTATCCTGATGCAATTATTGATTATGCATTTATGGAGTTAAGAGAACCTACTATTCCTCAATCAATAGCTAAATTAGCTGAAAATAATGATTTAGAAAGAATTATTGTAGTTCCTGTCTTTGTAGCTCATGGACTTCACACAAAAAGGGATATACCAAAAATATTGGGAATTGAAAGTGATTTTAATGAAGAAGAAATTCACAGCCATGAGCATCATCACCATGACCACAATCATGGGCATCATCATCACCATCATCATGAAGTTGAAACAGCTGATTTTGATGGAGAAATTATCTTAACTGACCCATTAGGAATTGATACTCGTCTTTACAAAATAATTAAAGAAAGAGTAGAAGATAATTTCTAA